The following coding sequences lie in one Myxococcaceae bacterium JPH2 genomic window:
- a CDS encoding carotenoid oxygenase family protein — protein sequence MTTPPPFLSGSFTPVPDELTATRLRVRGTLPPELNGQLVRNGHNPKPGVTPIHWFKGSGMLHGIRLREGRAESYRNRWVRTPALDGAPYMTERGPDFTAHSAGTHAIRHAGRMLALNEAGFPFEVTPELDTVGVYDFAGKLTTPMTAHPKVDPLTGELHFFGYGPFPPHLTYYVASATGEVIRKEVVPGAGPSLMHDFAITANHIIWFDMPVVFDMQNTSGMPFSWNSDSPARIGVMSRASGDVRWFEVDARYILHVTNAHEDADGRIIVDAPAFDRGSWERSTAWWAGQADRGPHPLTGTSHWRWTLDSRSGAATSRQVDDLVVEFPSINPALLGRPFQYGYSLALPQGEQGPWALAKHALSAGTRDLRVFGPGQMPSEGVFVPSARAAREDDGYLLTVVSHADQSPAELLVLDATHLAGEPVAVVELPRHVPAGVHGSWLPTEV from the coding sequence ATGACCACCCCTCCTCCGTTCCTGTCTGGCTCCTTCACGCCTGTCCCCGACGAACTCACCGCCACCCGGTTGCGCGTGCGCGGCACGCTGCCTCCCGAGCTGAACGGGCAGCTCGTGCGCAACGGCCACAACCCCAAGCCGGGCGTCACGCCGATCCACTGGTTCAAGGGCAGCGGCATGCTGCACGGCATTCGCCTGCGAGAGGGCCGCGCCGAGTCCTACCGCAACCGGTGGGTTCGCACGCCCGCCCTGGACGGCGCGCCCTACATGACCGAGCGGGGCCCTGACTTCACCGCGCACAGCGCGGGCACGCACGCCATTCGTCACGCGGGTCGGATGCTCGCGCTCAACGAGGCGGGGTTCCCCTTCGAGGTGACGCCCGAGCTGGACACCGTGGGCGTCTACGACTTCGCCGGGAAGCTCACCACGCCCATGACGGCGCACCCGAAGGTGGATCCGCTCACCGGCGAGCTGCACTTCTTCGGCTACGGGCCCTTTCCTCCGCACCTGACCTACTACGTGGCCTCTGCCACGGGAGAGGTCATCCGCAAGGAGGTGGTGCCGGGCGCGGGTCCCTCGCTGATGCATGACTTCGCCATCACCGCGAATCACATCATCTGGTTCGACATGCCCGTGGTGTTCGACATGCAGAACACGTCGGGGATGCCCTTCTCGTGGAACAGCGACTCCCCCGCGCGCATCGGCGTCATGTCGCGCGCGAGCGGCGACGTCCGTTGGTTCGAGGTCGACGCCCGTTACATCCTCCACGTCACGAATGCGCATGAGGACGCGGACGGTCGCATCATCGTCGACGCGCCCGCCTTCGACCGCGGCTCCTGGGAGCGCTCGACGGCGTGGTGGGCGGGACAGGCGGACCGCGGGCCTCATCCCCTGACTGGGACGAGTCACTGGCGCTGGACGCTGGACTCGCGGAGCGGCGCGGCCACCTCTCGGCAGGTGGACGACCTCGTCGTCGAGTTCCCCTCCATCAATCCGGCGCTGCTCGGGCGGCCGTTCCAGTATGGGTATTCCCTCGCGCTTCCGCAGGGAGAGCAAGGGCCGTGGGCGCTGGCGAAGCACGCGCTGTCCGCGGGCACCCGCGACCTCCGAGTCTTCGGCCCCGGACAAATGCCGAGCGAGGGTGTGTTCGTGCCCTCCGCCCGGGCTGCCCGCGAGGACGACGGCTACCTCCTCACCGTGGTGAGCCACGCCGACCAGTCGCCGGCGGAGTTGCTCGTGCTCGATGCAACCCACCTCGCCGGAGAGCCGGTGGCCGTGGTCGAGCTTCCCCGCCACGTCCCCGCGGGCGTCCACGGCTCATGGCTTCCGACGGAGGTCTGA
- a CDS encoding TetR/AcrR family transcriptional regulator has product MTSPPPTRRERIHAETVREIRDLALRQVDDGGLATLSLNAIAKEMGMSGPALYRYFASRDALLGALHTEAYGQLVTALREAGETSSGRAPMARLSAYALAYRGWALKHPRRYALLFGERPATFTDPTEAISEIHEGMLLLLRTLADVVGERPHAKASDELERQLTDWARRRNPQERFAPRVLRLGVLFWTRLHGIVSLELSSIFKDMGLDGGVLLQEEVKHLLDSEGARR; this is encoded by the coding sequence ATGACTTCCCCTCCCCCCACCCGGCGCGAGCGCATCCACGCGGAGACGGTCCGCGAGATTCGCGACCTCGCCCTGCGACAAGTCGATGACGGTGGACTCGCGACGCTGTCGCTCAACGCGATTGCCAAGGAGATGGGGATGTCGGGCCCCGCGCTCTATCGGTACTTCGCGTCGCGCGACGCGCTGCTCGGCGCCCTGCACACCGAGGCATACGGCCAGCTCGTCACGGCGCTGCGAGAGGCGGGCGAAACGTCCTCGGGACGCGCCCCCATGGCGAGACTGAGCGCCTACGCCCTCGCCTATCGCGGGTGGGCGCTGAAGCACCCACGCCGCTACGCGCTGCTCTTCGGAGAGCGGCCGGCGACCTTCACGGACCCCACCGAGGCAATCTCCGAGATTCACGAGGGCATGCTCCTCCTCCTGCGAACCCTCGCGGACGTGGTGGGCGAGCGGCCCCACGCCAAGGCCTCGGATGAGTTGGAGCGTCAGCTCACGGACTGGGCGCGACGACGCAACCCTCAGGAGCGCTTCGCGCCGCGCGTGCTGCGGCTCGGGGTCCTCTTCTGGACCCGCCTGCACGGCATCGTCAGCCTCGAGCTGTCCTCCATCTTCAAGGACATGGGGCTCGACGGCGGCGTGCTCCTCCAGGAAGAGGTGAAGCACCTGCTCGATTCCGAGGGTGCACGCCGCTAG
- a CDS encoding MFS transporter, with translation MTHSRTRPRVAAMDGYWPLVPLALAQFVVVLSTSIVNIALPSLRLSLGLTSAELSWVINAYVLTFGGFLLAGGRVADLLGRQRVFQVSLAAFGLASLLAALAPGAASLIAARGVQGASAAVVSPTALSIALATYPEGRARSTALAVWGGVSGAGGAVGVIAGGLLTAASGWRAALGFAVPVVFVALAMRRFLGTAEPEDTRRASFDASGAILITGALGLLTAGLSGATEAGWLSLRTLGFLAVGALLLVAFIQVERRSATPLVSPSLFAHPSVRLANGAMALVGGAWIGLFFFLPLYQQRVLGFGPLRTGLTQLPLAVSFMVASAFVRRIHERVGSRGTLLAGLVMLTLGLAGFGRVAVDGSFVADILGPSLLVGAGLGVAFVELTRLATQGVSAAEAGVASGLVSTTRQAGGGVGLALLLALSASRTGSAAAPGVLALTEGYRAAFLAASLFTGLAALLALRVPSPRR, from the coding sequence ATGACTCATTCCCGCACGCGGCCCCGAGTGGCCGCGATGGATGGCTATTGGCCGCTGGTCCCGCTGGCCCTGGCTCAGTTCGTCGTCGTGCTGAGCACCTCCATCGTCAACATCGCCCTGCCTTCGCTTCGCCTGAGCCTGGGGCTCACGTCGGCGGAGTTGAGCTGGGTCATCAACGCCTATGTGCTGACCTTCGGTGGGTTCCTCCTCGCGGGGGGACGGGTGGCGGACCTGCTGGGGCGCCAGCGGGTGTTCCAGGTGTCCTTGGCGGCCTTCGGTCTGGCGTCGCTCTTGGCCGCGCTGGCGCCGGGCGCTGCCAGTCTGATCGCCGCACGGGGCGTGCAAGGCGCGAGCGCCGCGGTCGTGTCTCCCACGGCCCTGTCCATCGCACTCGCCACCTATCCAGAGGGCAGGGCGCGGAGCACGGCCCTGGCCGTATGGGGTGGCGTGTCGGGGGCGGGCGGGGCGGTGGGCGTCATCGCGGGAGGACTGCTCACGGCTGCCTCGGGTTGGCGCGCGGCCTTGGGGTTCGCCGTCCCCGTCGTGTTCGTGGCCCTGGCGATGCGCCGCTTCCTCGGGACCGCGGAGCCCGAGGACACCCGCCGCGCGTCCTTCGATGCTTCGGGCGCCATCTTGATCACCGGCGCGCTGGGCTTGCTCACGGCGGGCCTCTCGGGCGCCACGGAGGCCGGCTGGCTGTCGCTCCGCACGCTGGGGTTCCTCGCCGTGGGGGCCCTGCTGCTCGTGGCCTTCATCCAGGTGGAGCGGCGCAGCGCGACGCCGCTGGTGAGCCCGAGCCTCTTCGCGCACCCGAGCGTGCGCCTCGCCAATGGGGCGATGGCGCTGGTGGGCGGGGCGTGGATTGGCCTGTTCTTCTTCTTGCCGCTCTATCAGCAGCGCGTCCTTGGCTTTGGTCCCCTGCGGACGGGACTCACGCAGTTGCCGCTCGCGGTGTCCTTCATGGTGGCCTCGGCCTTCGTGCGTCGCATCCATGAGCGGGTGGGCAGCCGAGGCACATTGCTCGCTGGACTCGTGATGCTGACGCTGGGGCTCGCGGGGTTCGGGCGCGTCGCGGTGGATGGCTCGTTCGTCGCGGACATCCTCGGCCCGTCGCTCCTCGTGGGGGCTGGCCTCGGCGTGGCCTTCGTCGAGCTGACCCGGCTCGCCACGCAGGGGGTCTCCGCCGCCGAGGCGGGAGTGGCCAGTGGGCTCGTGAGCACCACCCGGCAGGCGGGCGGCGGCGTGGGCCTGGCCTTGCTCCTCGCGCTCTCCGCCAGTCGCACCGGGAGCGCCGCGGCGCCCGGAGTCCTCGCCCTCACCGAGGGCTATCGCGCGGCCTTCCTCGCCGCCTCGCTGTTCACCGGGCTCGCCGCGCTCCTGGCGCTGCGCGTCCCCTCACCCCGCCGCTGA
- a CDS encoding fatty acid desaturase, whose translation MNSTALSMSTVPVPVDDPKLLRSELRRLLPAEAFKPQPHRGVIALSLVPLSMVLMGWIAWGGLPGWACFLLSFVVGQLVTTVGLAAHEALHHAVFRSRRLEDLIGWLGFSPFLVTPGNWRAWHVQAHHSAANVHAQDPDILPRQPDLRTHLFARLFHAISPGSRNWLSYVSFSLFFTAQGQAFLWYHCDQPQFRHVRLSRLRERSLTVLLALGWGCLGWVMGPRGALYALVLPLVFANITLMIYIATNHWLQPASEDNDNPFVNTASVETHPVMNWLHLNFSYHQEHHIFPAMSPKFAPLVREHVRALNADASTVYPHLQALRLLYARPALYSPTDGHTLMGPEGAPSVTTESLRQRLLAPRSSA comes from the coding sequence ATGAATTCGACCGCGCTCTCAATGTCGACCGTTCCCGTTCCCGTGGATGACCCGAAGTTGCTTCGCTCGGAGCTGCGGCGCCTCCTCCCCGCGGAGGCGTTCAAGCCCCAACCCCACCGAGGCGTCATCGCGCTGTCGCTGGTGCCGCTCAGCATGGTGCTGATGGGGTGGATTGCGTGGGGAGGACTGCCCGGTTGGGCCTGCTTCCTCCTGTCCTTCGTGGTGGGGCAGTTGGTGACCACGGTGGGGCTGGCCGCGCATGAGGCCCTGCATCACGCGGTGTTCCGCAGCCGGCGGCTCGAAGACCTCATCGGCTGGTTGGGCTTCAGTCCCTTCCTGGTAACGCCCGGCAACTGGCGTGCATGGCATGTCCAGGCGCACCACAGCGCCGCCAACGTCCACGCGCAGGATCCGGACATCCTTCCGCGCCAGCCCGACCTCCGCACCCATCTGTTCGCCCGGCTGTTCCATGCGATTTCACCGGGCTCGCGCAACTGGCTCAGCTACGTGAGCTTCAGCCTGTTCTTCACCGCGCAGGGACAAGCGTTCCTCTGGTACCACTGCGACCAGCCGCAGTTCCGACACGTCCGGTTGAGTCGGCTCCGGGAGCGGTCCTTGACGGTGCTGCTCGCGTTGGGCTGGGGCTGCCTCGGGTGGGTGATGGGGCCGCGGGGCGCGCTCTACGCGCTCGTGCTTCCGCTCGTCTTCGCCAACATCACCCTGATGATCTACATCGCCACCAACCACTGGCTGCAGCCCGCGTCGGAGGACAATGACAACCCCTTCGTGAACACGGCCAGCGTGGAGACGCACCCGGTGATGAACTGGCTCCACTTGAACTTCAGCTATCACCAGGAACATCACATCTTCCCGGCGATGAGCCCCAAGTTCGCCCCGCTGGTGCGTGAGCACGTGCGCGCGCTCAACGCGGACGCATCCACCGTCTATCCGCACCTCCAGGCGCTGCGGCTGCTGTACGCGCGTCCGGCGCTCTATTCCCCCACGGATGGGCACACGCTGATGGGGCCCGAGGGAGCGCCCTCCGTGACGACGGAATCGCTGCGCCAGCGACTGCTGGCCCCGAGGTCATCGGCATAG